In bacterium, a genomic segment contains:
- a CDS encoding T9SS type A sorting domain-containing protein yields the protein MIRTFFSLLWCYAIWSPSVIAQSEIKVYDKQEVIQARASWFLSRRTVNAEFPASHYMQIRKTVADFEKNRLSKNTNTTNSAWSSLGPSAIVNTGYHNYTGRIISVNVSPFDTNIVLIGTAGGGIWKSTDGGFNWSPRSDDLGSLAVSCFARHPTDPDVIYAGTGEPSFVGSAIDGIGVIKSTDGGDSWTVTGTLGIILTHIAGIAVNQNNPNIIVVANYYNSADPVTNGIYRSTNAGATWQATNASGTEFRPSSLVGHPSNNDTLYALMGRTVVHNQNGFWKSTNAGASWFLLANSAAQGLPDLKNQGGKSVMSICRNQPNFMYAIFSNSINGDDELTGSDSGLFKSTNGGLTWTNANLPDQSSGGLSFFNGQGMYDIYVAVHPSNPNMVYAGGIDMYRTTNGGGNWSNMTDGYVITRKFHPDQQAFAFNPLNPNTIYLAGDGGIMKSYNGGQNLIDLNNGLQITQFIGLAVAAQDTNHVLAGSQDNGTELFTGNMQWDFVADGDGGFTEIDPVNSNIQYSQRFHVAPESFSQIKTTNGWQSLSGINTGLTASDRSEFYVPYTLDENVPTRLYLGTFRVYRTVNSGITWTAVSGDLTDGNHTITAIRVAQNNSNYVCAGTFDGRISLSTNAGTTWTTLSSNAPPQRPVSDIVFRMTDENTFYAAFQGFAQLGQVDNKGHVWKTNNAGISWTNISGNLPDIPVNALALNPGDTLDIVAGTDVGIFRTTDGGALWTPFNNGFPSGAFVMRLVVNHKTGLLFASTHGRGVFKTRLFQPALIATINPSKPNESQAITLFAFIPELSSSATLYYGTNDLLANDSTSMSFDGIKFTGQIPAAYVTEKGLWYRVKIENTATSYYPSEAGRAHIAVNVTPSTIAAVRNNSVFAQGLIPDTWNTFSLPFETKVSLTKIFGAQRSNKDGVPTNWAAYSYNTTGISELVLSSNKGYVIHHTSSSHVKITPDSGATNDINFFNSLFLKPGWNFLPWPFAFSAPINVLDPTKIGTLWTLYENNWSHSSEFQPFAGYAVYNKAGVDIRANSVLNWNSIAAKTTASAFPRIQFKCKTENTEDNYNFIGMDGQSADGIDMQDEFEPPQFGKSVSLYFQNEMDGMVRLSSDIRPASTTGHVWNMRVENMTNDAWINLSWERQNMPLSYKSVLVDITHNVFVDLTEASDGYSFKNENENVFKIIMGSAGYVETKTREIQAKLPWKFVLSQNYPNPFNPNTMIPFDLARGGIIKLRIYNILGQEVRLLKNEFLQTGSYAVPWDGTDQRGISVSSGVYIYRLETSGFIQSRKMLFIK from the coding sequence ATGATAAGAACATTTTTTTCTCTGCTATGGTGTTATGCTATTTGGTCACCATCTGTTATTGCCCAATCGGAAATTAAGGTATACGATAAGCAAGAAGTGATTCAGGCGCGGGCAAGCTGGTTCTTATCACGCCGCACGGTCAATGCAGAATTCCCGGCCTCGCATTATATGCAGATCCGAAAGACCGTTGCGGATTTTGAAAAGAACCGTTTATCCAAAAATACTAACACTACCAATTCCGCATGGTCTTCTTTAGGGCCGTCCGCTATTGTCAATACAGGCTACCATAACTATACCGGCCGCATCATATCAGTCAACGTCAGTCCGTTTGATACGAATATCGTTCTTATCGGAACTGCCGGAGGAGGAATCTGGAAAAGTACCGATGGAGGATTTAATTGGTCTCCGCGATCCGATGATCTTGGCTCGCTTGCAGTCAGTTGTTTCGCGCGTCATCCCACAGATCCTGATGTGATTTACGCCGGTACGGGTGAACCTAGTTTTGTCGGCAGCGCCATTGACGGAATCGGCGTGATCAAATCTACCGACGGAGGCGATTCTTGGACCGTCACCGGGACGCTCGGCATTATTCTAACGCATATCGCCGGCATTGCAGTCAATCAAAATAATCCGAACATCATTGTAGTTGCCAACTACTACAACAGCGCCGACCCCGTCACCAACGGAATCTACCGCTCCACCAATGCCGGCGCGACATGGCAGGCAACGAATGCTTCAGGCACCGAATTCCGGCCTTCAAGCCTCGTTGGCCATCCGTCGAATAACGATACTCTTTACGCGCTTATGGGGCGAACCGTTGTTCACAACCAGAACGGATTTTGGAAATCAACCAACGCCGGCGCGTCATGGTTTTTGCTCGCCAACAGTGCGGCGCAGGGTTTGCCCGATCTGAAAAATCAAGGCGGCAAATCGGTCATGAGTATTTGCAGAAACCAACCGAATTTCATGTATGCCATTTTTAGTAACAGCATTAACGGAGACGATGAACTGACCGGCTCTGACAGCGGCTTATTTAAAAGCACCAACGGCGGTCTGACCTGGACAAACGCCAATTTACCCGATCAGTCATCCGGCGGTCTTTCTTTTTTCAACGGACAAGGTATGTACGACATTTATGTAGCAGTACATCCGTCCAATCCAAATATGGTTTATGCCGGCGGGATCGATATGTATCGCACAACGAACGGCGGCGGCAATTGGTCAAATATGACCGATGGGTATGTCATAACAAGAAAATTTCATCCCGATCAGCAAGCCTTTGCCTTCAATCCTCTTAACCCCAACACCATCTATCTCGCAGGGGATGGCGGTATAATGAAATCATACAACGGCGGACAAAACCTGATCGATTTAAATAATGGCCTGCAGATCACACAATTCATCGGACTGGCCGTGGCTGCGCAAGACACCAATCACGTATTGGCAGGCTCGCAGGACAACGGGACGGAATTATTTACAGGTAACATGCAATGGGATTTTGTTGCCGACGGCGACGGCGGATTTACAGAAATCGATCCTGTAAATTCGAATATACAATACTCTCAGCGGTTCCATGTTGCGCCTGAAAGCTTCTCGCAAATAAAGACGACCAATGGCTGGCAGTCTTTATCCGGTATTAACACCGGATTAACTGCAAGTGACCGTTCGGAGTTTTATGTTCCATATACCTTGGATGAAAATGTGCCGACGAGACTTTACCTCGGAACATTTCGGGTATATCGAACGGTAAACAGCGGGATTACATGGACGGCGGTAAGCGGCGATTTGACCGACGGCAATCATACGATCACGGCCATACGTGTTGCGCAAAATAATTCAAATTATGTTTGCGCCGGAACGTTTGATGGACGTATCTCTTTGTCAACAAACGCGGGAACCACATGGACAACATTAAGTTCTAATGCTCCGCCCCAGCGGCCGGTAAGCGATATTGTTTTTCGGATGACGGATGAAAACACTTTTTATGCGGCCTTTCAGGGATTCGCACAATTAGGGCAGGTTGATAATAAAGGCCATGTATGGAAAACAAATAACGCCGGAATATCGTGGACCAATATCAGCGGCAATCTGCCCGACATTCCGGTGAATGCGCTTGCGCTCAATCCCGGCGACACATTGGATATCGTGGCAGGAACGGACGTCGGGATATTCAGAACAACCGATGGAGGCGCGTTGTGGACGCCGTTCAATAACGGATTTCCTTCCGGCGCATTCGTGATGCGGCTGGTGGTAAATCATAAGACCGGTTTATTGTTTGCATCCACCCACGGGCGCGGCGTATTCAAGACAAGATTATTCCAACCTGCATTGATAGCGACCATTAATCCGTCCAAACCTAATGAGTCTCAAGCGATAACATTGTTTGCATTTATTCCGGAATTGAGTTCTTCTGCCACGCTTTATTACGGAACGAACGATCTTTTGGCAAACGACTCAACGTCGATGAGTTTCGACGGCATCAAATTTACCGGACAAATACCTGCGGCCTACGTTACTGAAAAAGGATTGTGGTATCGGGTCAAAATAGAAAACACGGCAACGTCTTATTACCCCTCTGAGGCAGGACGCGCGCATATCGCGGTTAATGTAACTCCCTCAACCATCGCAGCCGTAAGAAACAACAGTGTTTTCGCTCAAGGCTTAATTCCGGATACCTGGAATACTTTTTCACTTCCTTTCGAAACAAAAGTATCGCTGACCAAAATATTCGGGGCGCAAAGAAGCAACAAGGACGGCGTTCCGACCAACTGGGCCGCATACAGTTATAATACAACCGGTATTTCGGAACTAGTGCTTAGTTCAAACAAAGGCTATGTTATTCATCATACCTCGTCGTCTCACGTTAAGATCACTCCGGATTCCGGAGCGACAAATGATATCAATTTTTTCAATTCATTATTCCTCAAACCCGGATGGAATTTTCTTCCGTGGCCATTTGCATTCAGCGCTCCTATAAACGTCCTGGACCCAACTAAAATCGGAACGCTATGGACGTTATACGAAAACAACTGGTCGCACAGTTCTGAATTTCAGCCCTTCGCCGGTTATGCCGTCTATAATAAGGCCGGCGTTGATATCCGCGCCAACAGTGTACTTAATTGGAATTCCATAGCGGCGAAAACAACTGCCTCTGCCTTTCCCAGAATTCAATTTAAGTGTAAAACAGAGAATACCGAAGACAACTACAATTTCATTGGGATGGATGGCCAAAGCGCTGACGGTATTGACATGCAGGATGAATTCGAACCGCCTCAATTCGGCAAGAGTGTCTCATTGTACTTCCAAAATGAAATGGATGGGATGGTTAGGTTATCGTCGGATATTCGGCCGGCGAGCACAACCGGCCATGTATGGAACATGCGCGTTGAGAATATGACGAACGATGCATGGATCAATTTGTCCTGGGAAAGACAAAATATGCCCTTGTCGTATAAATCCGTATTAGTGGATATTACGCACAATGTATTTGTAGACCTGACTGAAGCGAGCGACGGTTATTCATTCAAAAATGAGAATGAAAACGTTTTTAAGATCATCATGGGCAGCGCCGGTTATGTAGAAACAAAAACACGTGAAATTCAGGCAAAACTTCCCTGGAAATTTGTATTGTCACAGAATTATCCGAATCCGTTTAACCCTAACACGATGATCCCGTTTGATCTGGCTAGGGGAGGTATCATTAAACTCAGGATCTATAATATCCTGGGGCAGGAAGTAAGGTTACTCAAGAACGAATTTCTGCAAACGGGTTCTTATGCTGTGCCCTGGGACGGTACGGATCAGCGCGGAATCTCTGTTTCGAGTGGAGTTTATATATACAGGCTCGAAACATCCGGCTTTATTCAAAGTAGAAAAATGTTGTTCATCAAATAA
- a CDS encoding serine/threonine-protein phosphatase, whose translation MQLRVASITDRGLNPNRTHNEDSLLVAEPLFIVADGLGGELAGEVASHMTIEKFKDFFEDATRENGLTPEGELKVLERVVKRVNSVVHEEAQKPEFRNMGSTLSILYFYMGELLIGHVGDSKIIRARKGLVEQLTKDQSIVQQMIEKGVITPEQARRHPMRNVLLSCIAHKPDVDVFTRESNVMNGDFYLICSDGVSEYLTQDKIKELSESGQSPEEVCLAIKNVVFDGGAMDNMTAIVIFVDALNGAKN comes from the coding sequence ATGCAGCTTCGCGTGGCCAGCATTACAGACCGAGGCCTGAATCCCAACCGAACGCACAACGAAGACAGCCTTCTCGTGGCTGAGCCTCTTTTCATAGTTGCTGACGGCTTGGGCGGAGAACTCGCAGGTGAAGTTGCCAGCCATATGACGATCGAAAAATTCAAAGATTTTTTCGAAGACGCTACGCGCGAGAATGGCCTGACGCCTGAGGGAGAACTCAAAGTGCTCGAGCGCGTGGTTAAACGGGTGAATTCAGTCGTACATGAAGAAGCCCAAAAACCGGAGTTCAGGAACATGGGCTCCACGTTGTCGATTCTGTATTTTTACATGGGCGAATTGCTGATAGGCCATGTGGGCGATAGTAAGATCATCCGGGCGCGTAAAGGCCTTGTCGAACAGCTGACAAAGGATCAAAGCATCGTTCAGCAGATGATCGAGAAAGGCGTCATCACGCCGGAACAGGCGAGGCGCCACCCGATGCGAAATGTTCTTCTGAGTTGTATTGCACACAAACCTGACGTCGATGTGTTTACGCGTGAATCCAATGTTATGAATGGTGATTTTTATTTGATTTGTTCTGACGGAGTTTCGGAATATCTGACGCAAGACAAAATAAAGGAACTCAGCGAAAGCGGCCAATCGCCGGAAGAGGTCTGTCTCGCCATAAAAAACGTCGTTTTTGACGGCGGCGCCATGGATAATATGACGGCCATCGTTATTTTTGTCGACGCGCTAAATGGCGCAAAAAATTAA
- a CDS encoding CcmD family protein gives MENMPYLFSAFAVVWILIFYYVYRMSQKQKQLLNDIEQLKKIVEERKKEG, from the coding sequence ATGGAAAACATGCCCTATTTGTTCTCAGCATTTGCAGTCGTATGGATTTTAATTTTTTATTATGTGTATCGAATGTCACAAAAGCAGAAGCAGCTTTTGAACGATATTGAACAGCTGAAAAAAATTGTGGAGGAGAGAAAAAAGGAGGGTTAA
- a CDS encoding redox-sensing transcriptional repressor Rex — MKTKKKAKKSPPKKKQMRVSGSTVKRLSKYYRTLNELIKEDIDNISSEELAKLEGVTSAQIRKDFSFFGNFGRRGLGYNTQELKTHIAGILGLNRHWNVAIIGAGNIGSALIDYAEFKAHGFHIKLVFDNDPAKIGKMLKSLIVKNIDTIESECQRENIEIAIMAIPAQAAQVVAERINKAGVKGILNFAPKRLQLPNHVVIRQENTAMELETLSYFIMNQKDHLK; from the coding sequence ATGAAAACCAAGAAAAAAGCAAAAAAAAGCCCTCCAAAGAAAAAACAAATGCGGGTTTCGGGATCCACAGTCAAAAGACTGTCGAAATATTATCGCACATTGAATGAACTCATCAAAGAGGACATTGATAATATTTCATCAGAAGAACTTGCAAAACTGGAGGGGGTGACGTCAGCCCAGATTCGAAAGGATTTTTCATTTTTCGGAAATTTCGGCCGGCGGGGTCTCGGCTATAATACACAGGAACTCAAAACGCACATTGCCGGTATTCTCGGGCTTAACCGCCACTGGAATGTCGCTATCATTGGCGCCGGCAATATCGGATCGGCTCTGATAGATTATGCTGAATTCAAAGCGCACGGTTTTCATATCAAACTGGTTTTTGACAACGATCCCGCTAAGATCGGAAAGATGCTGAAATCGCTGATCGTTAAGAATATTGATACGATCGAGTCGGAATGCCAGCGGGAGAATATCGAAATTGCAATTATGGCCATACCGGCTCAAGCGGCGCAAGTTGTTGCGGAACGGATCAACAAAGCCGGTGTCAAAGGTATTCTCAACTTTGCACCCAAGCGTCTCCAACTGCCTAATCACGTTGTTATTCGCCAGGAAAATACGGCGATGGAACTGGAAACGTTATCTTATTTTATCATGAATCAAAAAGACCATCTGAAATAA
- the gyrA gene encoding DNA gyrase subunit A yields the protein MSTIEKILPVNIEEEMRDCYIDYSMSVIVSRAIPDVRDGLKPVHRRVLYGMNELGLAYNKPYKKSARIVGEVLGKYHPHGDSAVYDTMVRMVQPFSLRYPLIDGQGNFGSVDGDSPAAMRYTEVRISRIAEEMLRDLEKNTVTFVPNFDDTLTMPSVLPSVIPNLLINGSAGIAVGMATNIPPHCLTEVVDGCAALIDNPDITIKELMKHIKGPDFPTAGIINGTGGIKSAYETGKGKITVRARALIETAKNGRASIIVTELPYQVNKANLIEKISDLVREKKVEDVSALRDESDRDGMRIVIELKRDANGQVIMNNLFKHTQMQTTFGIIMLSLVDGRPMVLNLKQMLEYFVEHRHEVVLRRTKFELEAAEKRAHILEGLKIALENIDAVIALIKKAKDPLTAREGLMKKFKLSEIQAIEILKMQLQRLTNLEVEKIENEYKEVIKLIEKLQSILKSRPKRMQIIKDELAEIKKVFGDERRTEILKKEVEDIDFEDTIAEEEMVVTISHQGYIKRFPVSGYRRQGRGGQGVAGGTTKEDDYIEHLFVASTHDYILFFTNKGRCYWLKVYEIPQVGKTARGKHITNVIEQQPDELVRAIINVKEFDEKFSVVMVTKEGTIKKTNLSEFSNPRKGGIIAITIEAKDDLVEAKLTDGKQDIILGTKDGIAIRFKNDDVREMGRSARGVTGINLGKKDFVIGMVTLKRENGTVLVVSDKGYGKRSEVAEYRITHRGGKGIITMKAADKTGVMIAIREVVDNEDLMIITENGMVIRLKMADIRTMGRNTQGVRLVKLKEDDRISDITSIQEDEATDNEGE from the coding sequence ATGTCAACGATTGAAAAAATTCTGCCGGTAAATATCGAAGAGGAAATGCGCGATTGTTACATCGACTATTCTATGTCGGTGATCGTATCGCGCGCCATTCCGGACGTGCGCGACGGACTGAAACCTGTGCATCGCCGCGTATTGTACGGAATGAATGAACTCGGCCTTGCGTACAATAAACCTTATAAAAAATCAGCCCGTATCGTCGGAGAGGTGCTTGGGAAATACCATCCCCACGGCGATAGTGCCGTTTATGATACCATGGTTCGTATGGTGCAGCCTTTCTCGCTTCGTTATCCGCTTATCGACGGGCAGGGTAATTTCGGATCGGTGGACGGCGATTCTCCGGCGGCCATGCGATATACCGAAGTTCGTATCTCGCGAATCGCCGAGGAAATGTTGCGCGATCTTGAGAAAAACACTGTCACCTTTGTACCCAATTTCGACGACACGCTAACCATGCCGTCCGTTTTGCCGTCGGTCATACCGAATTTGCTGATCAACGGTTCTGCAGGAATCGCCGTAGGAATGGCGACCAATATTCCTCCGCATTGCCTGACCGAAGTAGTAGACGGATGCGCGGCGCTGATCGATAATCCGGACATTACGATCAAAGAATTGATGAAGCATATCAAAGGGCCCGATTTTCCGACGGCAGGTATTATCAACGGAACCGGCGGCATTAAGTCCGCTTATGAAACAGGTAAAGGAAAGATCACGGTTCGTGCACGCGCGCTGATCGAGACTGCAAAAAACGGACGCGCCAGCATAATTGTTACGGAACTGCCTTATCAGGTTAATAAAGCTAACCTGATTGAGAAAATTTCCGACTTAGTTCGCGAGAAAAAAGTTGAAGACGTCAGCGCATTGAGAGATGAATCGGATCGCGACGGCATGCGCATCGTGATCGAGCTAAAGCGTGACGCCAATGGGCAGGTGATCATGAATAACCTCTTTAAGCATACTCAGATGCAAACAACGTTTGGGATCATCATGTTATCGCTGGTAGACGGCCGCCCAATGGTGCTTAACCTGAAGCAGATGCTGGAGTATTTTGTCGAACACCGCCATGAGGTTGTCTTGCGTAGAACCAAATTTGAACTCGAAGCGGCAGAAAAACGTGCGCACATTCTCGAAGGGTTAAAAATTGCACTTGAAAATATCGATGCGGTAATTGCATTGATCAAGAAAGCGAAAGATCCGTTGACTGCCAGAGAAGGTTTGATGAAAAAATTCAAACTTTCCGAGATTCAGGCGATCGAAATTCTGAAAATGCAGTTACAGCGCCTGACTAATCTGGAAGTGGAGAAAATTGAAAACGAATACAAAGAAGTCATCAAGTTGATAGAGAAACTGCAGAGTATTCTGAAAAGCCGGCCGAAACGTATGCAGATCATCAAAGACGAGTTGGCTGAGATCAAAAAAGTATTCGGCGACGAACGTCGTACGGAAATTCTCAAAAAGGAAGTAGAAGATATTGACTTTGAAGATACGATCGCTGAAGAAGAAATGGTGGTGACCATTTCCCATCAAGGTTATATCAAACGGTTTCCTGTCAGCGGGTATCGCCGGCAGGGACGCGGAGGACAAGGCGTTGCGGGTGGAACAACAAAAGAGGATGATTATATTGAGCATCTTTTTGTTGCGTCGACCCACGATTATATTCTGTTCTTTACCAACAAAGGCCGCTGTTATTGGCTGAAGGTATATGAAATTCCGCAGGTCGGTAAAACGGCGCGCGGTAAACATATTACCAATGTGATCGAGCAGCAGCCGGACGAACTGGTTCGCGCTATCATCAACGTGAAAGAATTCGATGAGAAGTTCTCCGTTGTGATGGTAACAAAAGAAGGCACGATCAAAAAAACAAATTTGTCCGAATTCAGCAATCCGCGCAAAGGCGGTATTATTGCCATCACCATCGAAGCTAAAGACGATTTGGTCGAGGCGAAATTGACCGACGGAAAGCAGGATATCATATTAGGAACTAAAGACGGCATTGCCATCCGGTTCAAGAATGACGACGTTCGCGAAATGGGACGTTCTGCGCGTGGTGTTACGGGAATAAATCTAGGCAAGAAAGATTTTGTCATTGGCATGGTGACGCTCAAACGTGAGAACGGAACGGTTCTTGTTGTGTCCGATAAGGGCTATGGCAAACGCAGTGAAGTGGCTGAATACCGCATCACACACCGCGGCGGGAAGGGCATTATCACGATGAAAGCTGCAGACAAGACAGGGGTAATGATCGCCATTCGGGAAGTAGTGGACAATGAAGACCTGATGATCATTACCGAAAACGGTATGGTCATTCGTCTGAAAATGGCCGACATTCGTACGATGGGGCGAAATACGCAAGGTGTTCGCCTGGTCAAACTGAAAGAAGATGATCGGATTTCCGATATTACAAGTATTCAAGAAGATGAAGCCACAGATAACGAAGGCGAGTAA
- the gyrB gene encoding DNA topoisomerase (ATP-hydrolyzing) subunit B has translation MAVSEKEAKKADKYGAENIQVLEGLEHVRRRPAMYIGDVSIRGLHHLVYEIVDNSIDEAMAGYCTEINVSINDDNSITVVDNGRGIPVEMHPTEKKPAVEVVMTVLGAGGKFDKNTYKVSGGLHGVGASVVNALTEWCEVQVRRNGKIYQQKYKEGKAVSKVLEIGKSKETGTTVDFLPDKTIFKKITWSFETLSGRLRELAFLNSNLRISLEDKREKKKEEYHYEGGISEFVKYLDESRQSIMKKPVYISMEKDGTPVEIAFQYNDSYTENVFSYVNNINTVEGGTHLSGFRTALTRTLNNYASKNNLIKEKEGLTMTGDDTREGLTAIISVKVAEPQFEGQTKTKLGNSEMKGIVESAVGDGLGEFLEKNPGISKQIIDKIMMAARAREAARKARDLTRRKNALENSGLPGKLADCSITDPQFCEVYLVEGDSAGGSAKQGRDRKFQAILPLKGKILNVEKARLDKMLSNDEILTLVSAIGTGIGADDFDIANLRYGKVIIMTDADVDGAHIRTLLLTFFFRHMRPLIENGNLYIAQPPLYRLKKGKEEKYAFDDEEKEAFLKQWGAKEDDVYLQRYKGLGEMNPEQLWSTTMDPDKRVLMQVAIEDAATADHVFSTLMGDAVEPRRKFIEDNAKYVRNLDI, from the coding sequence ATGGCAGTTTCAGAAAAAGAAGCGAAAAAGGCAGATAAGTACGGAGCAGAAAATATTCAGGTTCTTGAAGGACTGGAGCATGTTCGCCGCCGTCCGGCAATGTATATCGGCGATGTGAGCATACGCGGCCTTCATCACCTTGTATACGAGATTGTGGATAATTCTATTGATGAAGCGATGGCGGGTTATTGCACCGAGATCAATGTGTCGATCAATGATGATAACAGCATCACGGTTGTGGATAATGGGCGCGGCATCCCGGTGGAGATGCATCCGACTGAGAAGAAACCCGCTGTTGAGGTTGTTATGACCGTGTTAGGTGCGGGCGGAAAATTTGATAAGAACACCTACAAAGTTTCCGGCGGTTTGCACGGCGTCGGCGCGTCGGTTGTGAATGCGCTTACTGAATGGTGCGAAGTTCAGGTTCGCCGCAATGGAAAAATTTATCAACAAAAATATAAAGAAGGTAAAGCGGTCTCAAAAGTGTTAGAAATAGGCAAATCCAAAGAGACCGGAACGACAGTCGATTTCCTTCCGGATAAAACTATCTTTAAGAAGATCACATGGTCGTTTGAAACGCTTTCCGGCCGGTTACGTGAACTGGCATTCCTCAATTCCAATCTTCGCATCTCGTTAGAGGACAAGCGTGAAAAGAAAAAAGAAGAATACCATTATGAAGGCGGGATTTCTGAATTCGTAAAATATCTGGACGAATCGCGTCAATCGATCATGAAAAAACCCGTGTACATTTCGATGGAAAAGGACGGCACGCCCGTCGAGATCGCGTTTCAATACAATGATTCCTATACGGAGAACGTGTTCAGTTACGTTAACAATATCAACACGGTCGAAGGAGGAACGCATTTATCAGGTTTCCGTACTGCGCTTACCCGTACTCTGAATAATTATGCGTCAAAGAATAATCTGATCAAGGAAAAAGAAGGCCTTACCATGACCGGGGACGATACGCGCGAAGGCTTGACTGCTATCATCAGCGTTAAAGTGGCCGAACCGCAGTTTGAAGGTCAAACTAAGACCAAACTTGGTAACAGCGAAATGAAGGGCATTGTGGAATCGGCGGTCGGAGACGGCCTGGGAGAATTTCTTGAAAAAAATCCCGGTATTTCAAAACAAATTATTGACAAGATCATGATGGCCGCGCGCGCCAGAGAAGCGGCGCGCAAGGCGCGCGATTTGACGCGCCGGAAGAATGCGCTTGAAAATTCCGGTCTGCCCGGTAAACTGGCCGACTGTTCCATTACCGATCCGCAATTTTGCGAAGTGTATCTCGTCGAAGGCGACTCTGCCGGCGGCTCAGCCAAACAAGGCCGCGACCGTAAGTTCCAGGCGATTCTGCCTTTGAAAGGAAAGATTCTCAATGTCGAAAAAGCGCGTTTGGATAAAATGTTGTCCAACGATGAAATTCTCACTCTCGTCAGCGCGATCGGGACCGGCATTGGCGCCGACGATTTTGATATAGCCAATTTACGTTACGGGAAAGTCATCATCATGACCGATGCCGACGTGGACGGCGCGCATATTCGCACGCTGCTGCTCACGTTTTTTTTCCGGCACATGCGCCCGCTGATCGAGAACGGCAATCTTTATATTGCGCAACCGCCGCTGTATCGCCTTAAAAAGGGCAAAGAAGAAAAATACGCGTTTGATGATGAAGAAAAAGAAGCCTTTCTTAAACAATGGGGCGCTAAAGAAGATGATGTATATCTCCAACGATACAAAGGTCTGGGAGAGATGAATCCGGAGCAACTATGGTCGACGACCATGGACCCGGATAAACGCGTGCTCATGCAGGTAGCAATTGAGGATGCGGCAACGGCCGATCACGTATTTTCGACTTTGATGGGCGACGCCGTGGAGCCGCGAAGAAAATTCATCGAAGACAACGCGAAGTATGTGAGAAACCTGGATATATAA
- a CDS encoding DUF721 domain-containing protein, translating to MSKTSVKTVGGALEELLSSLGIDNRVHEQIVLAEFERIMGETFCKRASAVKIERGVLFIEVASSVWRQELFYQKQMIKQRLNDALGETLVKEIIFR from the coding sequence ATGAGTAAAACCTCGGTTAAAACGGTTGGGGGCGCTCTTGAGGAACTGCTCAGCAGCTTGGGCATCGACAACCGTGTACATGAACAGATTGTACTCGCAGAATTTGAACGTATTATGGGCGAAACTTTTTGCAAGCGCGCCAGCGCGGTTAAAATCGAACGCGGTGTATTATTTATTGAAGTGGCGAGCAGTGTGTGGAGGCAGGAGTTATTTTATCAGAAGCAGATGATAAAACAGAGGCTGAATGATGCGTTGGGTGAAACGTTGGTGAAAGAGATTATTTTCAGATGA